One Gossypium arboreum isolate Shixiya-1 chromosome 13, ASM2569848v2, whole genome shotgun sequence genomic window, ctaactcaccatgcaagaaagctgtttttacatcaagttgagctagctccaaattcaattgtgctaccaaggccaacaaaattctaatggaggaatgctttacaacaggggaaaatacatcattaTAGTCAATTCCCTCATTCTGAGTGTAGCCTTTAGCGACCAATCTTGGCTTGTAGCAAACATCTTTCTTACtaagagatccatctttctttgtaAATACTCACTTGCATCCGATTCCCCTTTTAactttcggtaattgcgccaactcctAAGTATTGTTCTTCCGAAGAtactgcatttcttcatccatggcgcttttccatCTGTCACTTTTTAAGCTTTGCATTACTTTTTGATAAGTGACAGAAATATCATCATCAATAATGGGAAGGGCGTAGGcaaccatatcagtaaatcaaGTAGGTCTGTGAATTTCTCTCGGTGGCCTTGCAACTGCAACTGGTTCTGGTGTACTCAAAGGTTGTTGGGTTaaaacctcttcaacctctaattcctccattgtggttggagaattagacttattaactagGCAAAACCCCACCTGCTCAAACTccacctgttttggagtacactccacctgctATGGAATATCGCTTGTCTGAATATCTTCATCTACTACCTTTTTCAATATGGCAGATttatcaaaggtaacatctctgctacagatcattttctttgtgtctaaACACCAAAAACGAAATCCCTTTACTCAGAGGTGATTCCTATAAAGAGAGCTTTTTTTGCCCTCGGATCTAATTTTGACTCCTTTACATAGTAATAtgcagtggatccaaacacatgtaaggaatcataatctgtaGCCGGTTTTTCAGACCATACCTCCATAAGAGTTTTcctttctaatgcagatgatggcaaacgattaacaagatggccagcgtatgtcacagcctcagcccaaaattgcTTGCCTAACCtagcattggacaacatacatcaaactttctCTAATAGTATTCGATTTATATGCTCTACCActccattctgctgtggtgtatccctaactgtgaagtgtcgaacaatgccatactcttggcacacatcgaagaacaTATCAATTTTATATTCCTCTTCATTGTCCATCCTCAgtcgcttgattttcttgccagtctggttttcgatcatagctttccatttaagaaaaactccaagcacttcatccttagttctcatggtatacacccaaattcttctggaaaagtcatcaacaaaagtaacaaagaaGTGCTTTCCTCCCAACGAAGGTGTTTTGGAAGGTtcccacacatctgagtgaacatattcTAAAATACCTTTTTTATTATGGATAGCAGTGccgaatttcactctcttttgctttcccagaacacaatgttcgcaaaattttaatttgcaagcctttgcaccctTCAGCAATCCTTACTTTgccagaatttgcaaggatttttcactggcatgtcccaacttcatatgccagaactgcattgagtccaattctttgttaccGAAAGCTGCAGCTactgctccaataactgtactaccttggtagtaatacaagttatttttcctgatgcccttcaatatcacaagtgcgccaaatgtcactttcaaaaccccatctctcatagtaacaactgaacctttggattccaaggctcccaatgagatgagatttttcttcaaactggacacgtaccgaacatcagtcaaaactctggttgatccatcttgattctttaattggattgaacctatcctaacagttttacaggcattatcattgcccatataaacaactcctccatttagttctactaaatcagagaaccactcccgATTAGGGGACATATGATATGTATAACCtgaatccaatatccactcatctgaatggaacgatgatgatgatgcaaccagtgatagttcagagtcactagtatcatgctttgcaacacaagTATCTGGAGCAGCtttcccttattcttcagctttggacaatttttcttccagtggcctttctcatgaaaaaaggcacattcatctttctcGAGTCTGGattttgactttgatctccccttCTGAGCTTTTCTctgagtgtatgaacgacctcgaACTACTAAAGCTTCTGTGTCTCTGACTGAGTTTTCCTGTTTGTCtttctttctctgttcataacTGTATAAGGCCGCACAGACTTCACTCAGAGATATATCACTATTGCcgtgaagtagagtagtttctaggaactcaaactcctcaggaagtaaccccaacagcatcaaagccaaattttcatcttttattgtctcatccatatttagcaaactagtgactaactgattaaatttggtgatgtggtcattcattgtggtacttgggacgtaagtgaaatgaaacagtcttttcttcaagtggagttTATTCTGattgtttttcttcaaaaaaatttcttcaagtgccacccacaacttatttgcagaagtctcttttgaaaaagcatacctttgctctcgagaaaggcatgatcaaattgtgccacatgccaatcgattgatcgccttccaatctttctcctgtacatTATCTGATTtttttcatcaatggcaatgtctaaaCCCTAttgaaaaagggcatctagaacctcactttgccataTACCAAAATGGCTcatgccatcaaagatctccacggccaatcttgtATTTTCCATTGTtggtcttgtccacatggacgatgttgaagtTCCTAAACATCCGTTATCTCTATAATATTTCAATATACCTATGGAAATCTTTTCTGATAtggaagatcagtttaaactgcaaccacagagcatactatgATTAACCTTCGactcttgataccacttgttgttccaatagggttggaagcgtgtaaattattgtactaaaaaatcacacaaagttcaattcccaggaaagagaggtggatcacaaggatctcttaagtaccaagtctttccttagttagaatatcccttctatcgtaatttaatagcacaattaaatactaatattataccctcaaatattgaaagaaaaataagacaataaagaacacaagagttttaacgaggttcggtaaattatacctacgtccttgGGCACTAACACCAAATGATAACttcactatctccaaaatattacaaacaaatagaactccttaagaattctcaaatgggagaagagagaaaactaaaagAGAAAGAATAGTTGAGATTATTGAAATGAGAgatgagaaggcctatttatagttgaagttcAAGAACCAAACCATAAATAGCTcattatctcaaggaccaaaaaagaaattatcccatgccaatgTTTCAAGTCAATTTTCGGTGCAAAGCCCCCTCCTATTTATTACATTGTTAGTCAATATTAATGGCTGCCATTTAATTGTCATGCAATTGTCAACAATCTGCCATGCAATTTGATGCTGCAAAACCATGCAATCGTCAACATTGAAGCTTCATGGGATTGAGAGCTTCATTAGGGACATTTTGACATATGCAATAGACGACTTTCCCTATACAAAGTCCGGGTTTTCTTTCTCCGTAAAAACACAAACAATTCAAAAGACTTTTCATCTTTCTCCAACAATAAAAACAGGTACATTCTACTATGAAATTATCATAAACAAACTGTATGACTTTCACGTTGATTTTCTAGGCAAGAGGTTGATTTTCCAATGGCTTCTGATAAACccatcttcttcttcctcctcttgCTGTTTCTCTCGTTGAAGCTGCAAAGCTCAAGCTCACAAACATGGATCAAAGCTGGCTACTGGACATCTATCTCTTCCCTTCCTGTTTCTGATATAAACTCTGCTCTTTTCACTCACCTTTTTGCCTCCTTTGCTTTTATAAACAAAACCTCTTATCAGCTTTTTATCAATTCCTCAAATGAACAATCTTTCTCTAACTTCACCAGTATTGTAAAACAAAAGAATCCATCCATCACTACTATTTTGTCCATTTGGGTTACAAGATCTGAGTCCACCACCTTTTCTTTGATTGTTAATGAAACTTCCCGACGAAAATCTTTCATGGAATCATCAGTCAAAACAGCCAGGCTTTATGGTTTTCATGGTTTAGACCTTTATGGGTTTGAGCCTACGAACGGCACCAGTTTGGGTACGTTTTTGGAGGAATGGCGAGCTGAGGTAGCTTCTGAGTCGAGAAACACTGGTAAGACACGGTTGTTGTTAACTATGTCGTCTCGTTGTTTTCGAATTGACAACTCATTGAGTTATCCTATTGAGTCCGCAAGACGAAACCTGGATTGGATAAATATTGTGGCATATGACTACCATGTGCCAAAAGTAGACAGAATTACCggttttcatgcacctttatttGACCCATTAGGAAGGGCTAACACTGATGATGATATAAGGGAATGGTTAAAGAGAGGTTTCCCTGCTGATAAGCTAGTTTTAGGTTTGCCTTACCATGGCTATGGATGGAAGCTTGTTAACTCTGCTGACAATGGTATTGGTTCAGCAGCTTCGGGATCGGCTCTCACCATTGATGGTTCAATGGGGTATAAGTTAATCAAATCATTCATTCAAAACTATGGTTATGGCGTTGAAGCTGTGTATAATTCTACTTATgtggtgagtttttgcaaagtcGGGTCGAATTGGATCAATTTCGACGATGTGGAAGCCATTAAAGCTAAGGTTTCTTATGCCAAGGTAAAGGGTCTACTTGGTTACACAGCCTTTCAACTCTCCAATGACGATAATTGGGTGCTTTCACAAGCAGGTAATATGGATTCTCTGGTCTCTATGTTGGAACATATcaattttacaaaatattgaatttTCAAACATTGACTAGGAAAAATATGTGAAGCGGCCACACTGCTTGCCTCTATTTGGCATATTTTAATTTGTGGGGCTTTCTAATGTAATAATCTGTTACTTTTTTATTAACTTTTTAAGGCCTAGAGCCCTAGACAATAACGGTGTCTTGTCATTATCATGTCTTGTTTGCCGGTAACAGAGCctagttttgttgaaattttaaaATCCTTACAAAACATTGTACCATAATTAAAGTAATGAATAATGTATTAACGTTCCACAGCTTACGAAGTAGGCACAACTCAGCCGAAGAAACATCAGTTATTGGTGATTGTTTTGGTTACAGTTGCTGCAATGGTTCTCCTGATTATGGCTCTCATTTATTACCCTCAACACAAAGTATTCAAATCACAAGGTAAATTATTTGGACATGTGAGAATCTGAAATGATTCGAGACAATAATCGTACATTGATTCCACGAGATTTTGATTGCAGGGCTTTTGGGTGCGTTGAAAATATCGGTATCTTTGATAAGAACCAAAATATCAGGTAAAAGAAAGCATGAAAATGGTGATCCTAATCTCCAAGCTTTCACTTTCGCTACCATTAAAGCTGCCACTAATAACTTTTCAAATGAGAATAAGCTTGGAGAAGGTGGATATGGTCCTGTTTACAAGGTAAATATACTATTACTTCGATAATGCATTTGAAGAACCATATGTTTTCAGCTTACCTGCAGCAGATTATGAAATTTCAGGGACCAATGAAACTGTTAGCAGTTTACCTCACATTGCTAATAAATATAAAGTAtaaagaatttaaataaaaaattctttataATTTGAGTAATTAAGTTGGGTGTCTAGGGATCAATGCGCTAACTTATTGAGcttcatgtacatatataaaaagcCAAAAGATGGGCGCTTGAATTCGATGGTGCAAATATAACTTGCGGTATAAGCATGTGCTAAGTAATacttttttgataaaaaaaatgtgCCTATATAAAACTCGAATACTGCTATTTACACAAATTTATCTTTTTTGTTTTAAAACTTGGTGTATTCTAGAAGCAAAATTATAGCATTTAAGGACAGTGAATCACGCTTCAATTCTATATCTTATTTCTCTCAAATTTTCTTTCTTGTGCCACAAGTTTCTTTATTTCACAACAAATTTCTAAGGGAAAATATTAACTGCATATTGTGGATTGTGGACAATATATAACAGGGAGAGTTGTCAAACGGGCAAGAAATAGCAGTGAAGAGGCTCTCGAGAAGCTCAAATCAAGGATTGGAGGAGTTCAAAAATGAGATCAATCTTACAGCTAAGCTTCAACATGTGAATCTAGTTCGTGTTCTGGGAATTTGTACTGAGAATGAAGAAAAAATGTTGGTTTATGAGTTCATGCTGAACAAAAGTTTGGATTTTTACCTCTATGGTAAGTAATACTTCATTCTTTTCAACTTACCATGATTGTAAAATAACTATTTATGGAATTTTATAAACTTCTTATCCAAAAGAGACAAATATTATTCATACACTTAACCCATGCAGATCCATTTAAAAGGCATATGTTAGATTGGAGAAAAAGAATTTCAATAATCGAAGGAGTTACTCAAGGCCTTTTATATCTCCAAGAATACTCAAATTACACTATAATTCACCGCGATATAAAGGCAAGCAACATTTTATTAGATTCTGAAATGAACCCGAAGATATCGGATTTCGGGATGGCCAAGTTTTTCAAGAAGGATGAACTTGAAGCAAATACTAACAGAATTGTTGGGACATAGTAAGTGAACCACATGGTCTCAAATAATATATATCAGAGTtattttcatctttttcattgCATCTATGCGTAGTTATTAATTCATTGATTCAATGTAGTGGCTATGTTCCTCCGGAGTACGTTAAGAAAGGAATATACTCTACCAAGTACGATGTTTATAGTTTCGGAGTTCTACTTCTGCAAATTATCAGTGGCAAGAGGAATTCCAGTCTGTATGGGTGCCATGAAAACTTGAATTTTCTTGAATATGTAAGTAACTTTGAGACACTTTTTTTTCATCTCCATTTTGAGGTACGAATATTGGAAAATGTATAATGTTGAATGATAATATCCAGGCATACGAATTGTGGAAGCTAGGTCGAGGGGCAGAGTTTTTCGACGCATCACTTGATGATTCATCTTCGTCATGTAAGCTCATTACATGTATGCAATTGGCACTTCTATGTGTGCAGGAAAATCCTGCAGATAGGCCGTCAATGGTGGAAGTTTTTACGATTCTCAAGAACAAAAGCAGTGTTGCAATCTCTGTACCTAAGCAACCTGCATATTCAACTACAAGAGATGAAAGGAAGGACATTGCGAGGAAAAAAGTTTTTTCTGTCAACGATGCATCGATAACCCAAGTGGAACCTCGATGACTGACAGTTTATGCATTTGAGAAACATTTTATGTAACAGAAAAGAAAATTTCaagcaaatatagatatggaAGATTGGAACAAGTTGTTGAACCCATAGCTGTAACTATGATTGAACTTCAAgcgaagaaaagaaaaaacagtTCTGATTACAAGCTGAAGTTGATACAACTGCATGATTAATCATATTCCTACGATGAAGAAAACATCAAAGGACTTTGATCCCAAAGATTTTGTTGAAGTATACTGATAAACTGTTGTGATGATTCATTCGAAGCTAAGAAGTAGAATTACTGTTAAGTGTCTTTGGCTACATAAAGAGGGATGGGGTTTGCTAGGAGAAATGGAATTTAACAGGTATGAAAGTCCGAATTCCAGCATTGGTAAACCCTTCATTTATTCCTCTTTCAAGAAAAAATGCAATGTTAACAGTAGCTAGGAGAAAACTCAAGACATCTTTTAGGCATTAAATATCGTCTTTGTTTCTAAAGGTGCCAACAAATAATGCCAAAGGcataataaattttgtaaaatgtaaATTATAATTAATCCAATCAGATAGAGTAGAAGAAAAGAGCCTGATTTGTGCCGAACGCCCGCAATATGTTCCAATTCCAATTACCCATGACATCAGACATATCCGCAACTGTAGCACCTTCATCGATGGCGGTTGGCGTAAgacaaaggctttttagggagtCAATCTCTGAATCCATATATTTCGTCTAAAATTTGACAAGCTTACCATCTCCTATCACCCAAATAAGACTATCATGTAAATCTCCCCAAAATTTGAAGAGGGATTGCTTGACAAAAGAGCATTTGGATCTGTAAATATTTTCCTGACAACCCTCCACCATGTTATACTTACTGCGCATGACTCTAACCCCAAAGGCATATGTATTTGCTATTGAGTTGAAGCCGAATTTCATAATGGACACGTTATGATCCCTCGATTGTCGAAGAAGGCGGCCACCATTTGAAATTGGTTGGCAACAAGTCTCAGTGGAAGCTCCCGAGATGAAGTTACGACAATGATTCGATTTGAGCCGTGATAAACGATGAACAAATCTCATTTGTGAGTAGCCATGGATCAACAACTTATTTTGCTACAAGGTCTAAGTATTCCCACAATGTCGTCTTCTTCGCCCTCTAAGGAATTCCATAGACAATGGTTAAACTAAATATGAAAAGGAGGTATAGATCCTTGTACCTTACAATGGACAAACTGTGAATGATTTACAAATAGCATCCATTAAAATAGAGTTCTTCCAACAAAGCCAAATACCTCTAGTGAATCCTCAAGTTTTGATTCGGTGTTGACACTAGAATCCCAATTACATGGTCACCTTATCCGCCTTCACCCGCTAACACAAGTTTGGATGAATGCAAACAAATCCGGATTGTGCTCACGACAATATCTCTTTTATCAAACTGAACTTAAAATGCGCACATCCTTGACAATTTCACCCAATTGATGGAAAATTAAAAACCatgaatattatatataaaaaaaagaggAGAGTTGAACCTGATCAGGTATCAAGCTTACTGAATTAGCATTGGCATCAACTTTATTCGAGCTATTCCTATTGTCCAATTCAACACTACTAGAAAATGTCTTAACAGTGACAAatttttttcatccaaatttCCGTCACTATTATAGTTTATTAGTGATTAGTGACTGATTAATGACAGAAATAACATGTACTACTTAACCATTGACAGAATTTAGTTTCGGAGTGTAAAACCATTGACAGAATTTAGTTTCGGAGTGTAACGAAAATATGACGGAAATTATATCCTGCCACAATTACAAACCCAATGTTTGGAGATTATTTCTCAACAACCTTTTGTGATGAGAATTTCTGTCACAAGTATTGAAATTATAAATAATGACAGATTTTGTGTTGGGCTTGTGAcggatttaattaataaaattatttttaaaaaataactttATTTATTAATAGACCCACATATCTAATTAATTACTTTTAAAAtggattattattttaaaagtaattttaaaataaatttgtaaATCTAAGAAAATCTATTCTTaacaaatttaaattataaaaaaaaaaatttagcctTAAAAAAAACATGAATTAAAGGAAACGTGAGACGCTttgtattaaaaaaaattcaaaataaaagttTAGGAAAGCTCTAAATGGGACATTGATCATGAGGTTTGAGTCTGGAAAATAGAAAATTCAGTGAGCTGGTAAGTTTCTTAATCTTTCTGTATTCATGGATTTGAGAAAAGAGAAGTTAAGGATTTCTGAGATCTTTGAAAAACTTCTACATGTTTCTGGATTATGAGTTTTAAAGCTTGAATACCTTCTATTTAATCGATATATTGATTGTCGTGCTTAGTTGCCAGGACGAAAGAAGTTCTTACGTTTGAAAAAACTAAACTGGCGAgtgataagctataaaagtaacatattttaattctattcttaatgcgtttttggatgattaattatacaaattagtgaatttgatgctcttaatcctttaaattcatgtttctatacttaggaaaACATTTAGGAGCGAAAAAAAcgaaaaacgagccaaaatcgGACAAATAAAGCTGTTTTCAGGAGCCACACGACCTaggcatttccacacgggctgggcacacgcccgtgtgagccacaGGGTTGGCCATACGTCCATGTGCCAGCTCGTTTCGATTTCACACCCtgtgataagtcgtaatttatacataattttatctcatgcttagcatatttttggaattcaatgctcctaatcctttaatttcatgttttatacttgggTGAGcacaggagagtaaaaagagcgagaaacaggccaaaaatggaaaaaatgggtcaacgtgggaaatcaacacggcctggacttcctcacacgggtagaccacacgcccatgtctatttagcagactctaaacacggcctaagccaccttacacaggcgtgtccctatcgagccaaagtctagtcctattcggaaaaggccattcttgagggttttgaagcattctaaagcctatataaacaccccaggaggtacctAGAAAAAGGacgcggagtaggaggcaaggaactactcgaagaaagccgattgatccatctcagaagccggattctctttcaagactgaagatctcccttcactttccttcgggatttttgggtttctttatgttttgttatcattattcttttgagatgtttccttttacacttatgaactaaatcccctaaatacctaaggggaatgaaacctaagacggtattattttctgaattatatgataaatatttgatttgatcttaattatgtgttcttaattcttgctttaatattccaggatattgattcaagtattgatgttcTTATTCAGagaagcaaaagtccctgtctaagagcagatctagcataattaagcggagttgattacacCCCTAGACATAAGGAGACATAGATCTGCcgaattagggtcaaacctaataagggaatccattgatcgagttaatgcaacactaggagttttaattagaaagagatttcaattaatcaacctagggttagacgttgttagtctcgaaagagataataatataaattagggatttctacggatcaagtcaaatgaataaatcttttaattcagagtcaaataacaagtcaagtctaggtgaatttttcccttgggtattgtctaaatcaatcagttttcccaaaagtatttcatcaatttactttctgtgcattcttagtttagttaattagtttagataaaacaaatccccttatttttaggttagataataaaaagaaggttaatactagtacttttagttcctgtgggttcgacattctggtcttgctataaactatactactgttcgataggtgtgcttgcctttatcgtgataatagttagttttcaagtacgatcaatcataaatttaAAAACTTATCACGAGACGATCACGTCACCCTGCTTCCTAAATACAcgaaaaaaacttaatttttagaCTTTTTGagcattttaaagcctataaatacccaTTAGAAGAAGACATAAGGGGAAATCAGAGAAGATCGAAGAAAACACTTGAAGAACACTATCGGAGCCAACTCGGAAGCGGatctccatcaagattgaagatatccttttaatttctttcgaaGTTTCATTgattttctttatgtcttgtggtttttctaactttgagatgttttcattcAGGATTATAAACTAatcccctagatacctaggggagatgaaacctatgatgaatcctattatttaatttctgttttacGAGATAAATACTTGATACTTGTTTTCAGTTATATatgtttatttcttgttttaatattctcggGATATTagttcatgtttaatgtgcttatttcaatggagcaaaagtacttgtttaagagtagatctagcataattgagtggagttgcatgcaatcctagaaatggGACGATATAAATCtattggattagagtcaaatctaataggggaatccctagatcgagttaatgcgacaataggagttttaattagaaagatatttcaattaatcaacctaaagtcagttgaTCTTACttttgaaagagatattaacatagagatttctacagatcaagacacaagtgaataaatcatttaattcaaatttataataataggtgaagtctaggtggattctttcctaggcGTTGTCTACCTCATTGGTTATCTTCgattattttcttatttcactCTTTGTTGctttcttagttaaattagtttagtaattttagattaaaacacaatcactccaatttgtcgGCTAAATAATAAGAAGACGGTAATTACTAacacttttagtcctcgtggatacgatattctccactcaccatagctatactattgtttgataggtacgTTTGCCTTAGTCGTATTCATAATTAGTTTAGTGACTATCAGCGAGGACGAAGGTTAACAGGTGAGTTTCTCTGCTCCACTATTTTGGGAGCTATTCCGGTTGTTGTGTTGCTTGTATGTTCTACTCTGAGTTCAATTTGAGTTTTATGGTTGAATATGTTTGTGGTTGACTGAGAAAGTTAAGCATGCATAAAGCTATGAAATTACATGAATCTTTGCAAGTATGTTCTTTGAATTACATGATAGAATTGTGTATCGATAAATTGATATGTGGCATACTCCATGATGATATGAATAAGTAATATTGGTTGTAATGATGTGCATGTTATATGCATGATTATAAATGTGAAGTATGGAGAGAATTATTTGATAGGTTAGTTGAAGATAAGAAAATTGACGTAATGGAGGAATGGGCGGATTGAATGAGAATAGGAGTCATTGAAATATGATATTGGTCGATCTTGTGGGTGAACATGTAGGTGTTCAAATTAACAGGAGTAATATTGGCCTTATTGTAGTTAATTCCTTAAACTTGTTTCTtttctataatatatataacaacATATCAATTTTGTATAGTTTGTACAAATGCTTTAAAGATGATTAGAAACCTTTTAACACGATATTTGAACTATCAAAACAAttgatatatattttaattatgtttataattaattaattagtatcTTGAATAATATtactttgtattaattacatgAAGTAGTTATATCTTAATATGGTACaaacatttaattattatttgatttttaaatattattaaaattattatatacactatattaattttataagctatactatttattaagtgttttattgagttggtgtcactcTTAATCGAGTCACTAACTCAGTTAGTGAAATTATGGAAACATTCTTCAtagttaaaattaattatatcattcAAGGAATTTTAGTTTTTCACTTTaacaaaaactaataaaaatatgtatataataagaTTTGAGCTTGCACCAATCAAATTAATAAAACTTTTACTTTAAAGCTCAACTAAAgattcattttaatatatttaatacattttattttaatatgtataatttattatctccatcatatgtatatattaataatattgttaACTGAATTAGTATCACAAGTTAATTTAATATTAACTCGATAAAATCATGATAAATAATTGTAGtgcatttaatattatttatacgAGTACAACACCTTTTCTCTGATTGTTAATGAAACTTGCTGTCGAAAATCTTTCATTGAACCTTCAGTCAAAACAGCCACGCTTTATGGTTTTCATGGTTTAGACCTTTGTGGGTTTGAG contains:
- the LOC108463344 gene encoding putative cysteine-rich receptor-like protein kinase 20, whose amino-acid sequence is MASDKPIFFFLLLLFLSLKLQSSSSQTWIKAGYWTSISSLPVSDINSALFTHLFASFAFINKTSYQLFINSSNEQSFSNFTSIVKQKNPSITTILSIWVTRSESTTFSLIVNETSRRKSFMESSVKTARLYGFHGLDLYGFEPTNGTSLGTFLEEWRAEVASESRNTGKTRLLLTMSSRCFRIDNSLSYPIESARRNLDWINIVAYDYHVPKVDRITGFHAPLFDPLGRANTDDDIREWLKRGFPADKLVLGLPYHGYGWKLVNSADNGIGSAASGSALTIDGSMGYKLIKSFIQNYGYGVEAVYNSTYVVSFCKVGSNWINFDDVEAIKAKVSYAKVKGLLGYTAFQLSNDDNWVLSQAAYEVGTTQPKKHQLLVIVLVTVAAMVLLIMALIYYPQHKVFKSQGLLGALKISVSLIRTKISGKRKHENGDPNLQAFTFATIKAATNNFSNENKLGEGGYGPVYKGELSNGQEIAVKRLSRSSNQGLEEFKNEINLTAKLQHVNLVRVLGICTENEEKMLVYEFMLNKSLDFYLYDPFKRHMLDWRKRISIIEGVTQGLLYLQEYSNYTIIHRDIKASNILLDSEMNPKISDFGMAKFFKKDELEANTNRIVGTYGYVPPEYVKKGIYSTKYDVYSFGVLLLQIISGKRNSSLYGCHENLNFLEYAYELWKLGRGAEFFDASLDDSSSSCKLITCMQLALLCVQENPADRPSMVEVFTILKNKSSVAISVPKQPAYSTTRDERKDIARKKVFSVNDASITQVEPR